The Pongo abelii isolate AG06213 chromosome 21, NHGRI_mPonAbe1-v2.0_pri, whole genome shotgun sequence genome has a window encoding:
- the C21H20orf173 gene encoding uncharacterized protein C20orf173 homolog translates to MKRWQIFVLWVFWVLILWLMTPYLDLTPESAPQEKRMYLVPWRCNCPWFSSGKCGCPSETLNCSSCHHTADEWNWLDACSRKTMGYLMRTRESMTSDTVLWWLGMNSGSELGKLWRKLFKGIPRLSVSHFDFYCGTCVLLGRPQILQGSSLGNDIDQCPMVFRNASDRGSWMQLEMLLQKLSDLVWTSDALSDEISEDGLVP, encoded by the exons ATGAAGCGCTGGCAGATTTTTGTCCTGTGGGTCTTTTGGGTGCTCATCCTCTGGCTGATGACCCCCTATCTGGATCTGACACCTGAATCAGCACCCCAGGAAAAACGCATGTACTTGGTACCATGGCGTTGCAACTGCCCTTGGTTCAGTTCCGGGAAGTGTGGCTGCCCTTCTGAGACCCTCAACTGCTCCTCCTGCCACCACACAGCTGATGAATGGAACTGGCTTGATGCGTGCTCCAGGAAGACCATGGGGTACCTGATGAGGACAAGAGAGTCTATGACCTCTGACACTGTGCTCTGGTGGTTG GGCATGAACTCAGGGAGCGAGCTTGGGAAATTGTGGAGGAAGCTGTTTAAAGGGATTCCCAGGCTCTCAGTGAGCCATTTTGATTTCTATTGTGGGACTTGTGTGCTGTTGGGGCGCCCACAGATCCTGCagggctccagccttggcaacgaCATCGACCAATGCCCCATGGTTTTCAG GAATGCCAGTGACCGGGGCTCCTGGATGCAGCTGGAGATGCTACTGCAGAAGCTCTCTGACCTGGTGTGGACTTCAGACGCTCTAAGTGATGAG ATTTCGGAAGACGGTCTGGTTCCCTAG